A stretch of the Coturnix japonica isolate 7356 chromosome 27, Coturnix japonica 2.1, whole genome shotgun sequence genome encodes the following:
- the LOC107325032 gene encoding feather keratin 1-like has protein sequence MSCYDQCLPCQPCGPTPLANSCNEPCVRQCQDSNVFIQPSPVVVTLPGPILSSFPQNTAVGSSTSAAVGSILSSEGVPISSGGFGLSGLGSRYSSRRFFPC, from the coding sequence ATGTCCTGCTACGACCAGTGcctgccctgccagccctgcGGCCCAACCCCGCTGGCCAACAGCTGCAATGAGCCCTGCGTCAGGCAGTGCCAGGACTCCAACGTCTTCATCCAGCCCTCTCCCgtggtggtgaccctgcccggacccatcctcagctccttcccgcAGAACACCGCCGTGGGATCCTCCACCTccgctgctgttggcagcatccTTAGCTCTGAGGGTGTGCCCATCTCCTCTGGAGGCTTTGGTCTCTCTGGCTTAGGCAGCCGCTACAGTAGCAGGAGGTTCTTCCCCTGCTAA
- the LOC107324998 gene encoding feather keratin 1-like: MSCYDQCLPRLPCQPCGPTPLANSCNEPCVRQCQDSHVVIQPSPVVVTLPGPILSSFPQNTAVGSSTSAAVGSILSSEGVPISSGGFGLSGLGSRYSSRNFFPC, encoded by the coding sequence ATGTCCTGCTACGACCAGTGCCTGCCTCGcctgccctgccagccctgcGGCCCGACTCCGCTGGCCAACAGCTGCAATGAGCCCTGCGTCAGGCAGTGCCAGGACTCCCACGTCGTCATCCAGCCCTCTCCCgtggtggtgaccctgcccggacccatcctcagctccttcccgcAGAACACCGCCGTGGGATCCTCCACCTCCGCTGCCgttggcagcatcctcagctctgAGGGTGTGCCCATCTCCTCTGGAGGCTTTGGCCTCTCCGGCTTAGGCAGCCGCTACAGTAGCAGGAATTTCTTCCCCTGCTAA
- the LOC107325033 gene encoding feather keratin Cos1-1/Cos1-3/Cos2-1-like → MSCCNPCVPCQPCGPTPLANSCNEPCVRQCQDSQVVIQPSTVVVTLPGPILSSFPQNTAVGSSSSAAVGSALSAQGVPISSGGFDLSCIGSRYCGRRCFPC, encoded by the coding sequence ATGTCCTGCTGCAACCCGTGTGTGCCATGCCAGCCCTGCGGCCCAACCCCGCTGGCTAACAGCTGCAACGAGCCCTGTGTCAGGCAGTGCCAGGACTCCCAAGTCGTCATCCAGCCTTCCACCGTGGTGGTCACCCTGCCGggacccatcctcagctccttcccccagAACACCGCCGTCGGATCCTCCTCATCAGCTGCCGTGGGCAGCGCCCTCAGCGCCCAGGGAGTGCCCATCTCCTCTGGGGGCTTTGACCTCTCCTGCATTGGCAGCCGCTACTGTGGCAGAAGGTGCTTCCCCTGCTAA
- the LOC107324987 gene encoding feather beta keratin-like has protein sequence MCQEMILMMHCYIVCPPGPLSQQVPLQTQDTSCYDQCLPRLPCQPCGPTPLASSCNEPCVRQCQNSTIVIEPSPVVVTLPGPILSSFPQNTVVGSSTSAAVGSILSSEGVPISSGGFGLSGLNSRYSSRRFFPC, from the exons ATGTGCCAGGAAATGATTCTCATGATGCACTGCTACA TTGTGTGTCCTCCTGGCCCTCTATCCCAACAGGTGCCCCTCCAGACACAAGACACGTCCTGCTATGACCAGTGCCTGCCCCGCCTGCCATGCCAGCCCTGCGGCCCAACCCCTctggccagcagctgcaatgagcCCTGTGTCAGGCAGTGCCAGAACTCCACCATTGTCATTGAGCCCTCTCCCgtggtggtgaccctgcctggacccatcctcagctccttcccacagAACACTGTTGTGGGATcctccacctctgctgctgttggcagcatcctcagctctgAGGGCGTGCCCATCTCCTCTGGAGGCTTTGGCCTCTCTGGCTTAAACAGCCGCTACAGTAGCAGGAGGTTCTTCCCCTGCTAA